DNA from Eucalyptus grandis isolate ANBG69807.140 chromosome 5, ASM1654582v1, whole genome shotgun sequence:
GAGGGGGGCTACGGGTGATGAGACCGTTCGGCGTTCGCACACTTTGACCATGTCGGCagcacttttttctttcttctttttgaaatgttTCATGAAAACGCATTTTTTCAAGGGGAGCCATGGGATTCCAACCGTCTCCACCATCGTCTCAGTCAATTTTATGACTCAAACCGCGACTGACAGGCCTGCCCACTAGCAACCTCGGTGAATAGTAGTCCTTCAGTTTTGAGCCTTtggttggaacttggaaccctATTCGTTGTAACCCGATAAGATCGCAAATCCGAAATCCAGTGATGCCCGCTGCACCATCAGGGATGGGATTTTATCAGTTCCTTCATCGAAATGATCAGAGCATACGAGTTGACCGAAGCTGTCGTTGTTGGTTCCTGAATTCGTTACGTCGCGACTATGAGAAATTCGACTAAGGGCACCAACTCTTAATGCAAGAACATACAAataaattatgtgaaattgggCCTTTCCCCGGTAAAAGAACACctcaagtgtcaaaatttggtACAATTaaacacttaaatgtcaaaaattacaaaagtaacACGAGccactttttatgaaaaaataggATATTTGAATGTCACATTCGGTGAACCCCGAAATCCTAcatggtaattttttatttattttctcactTATGTAGTTCGCCGGAAAGCTGACTCAGCAAAGACACACAAAAACGACTTCATTTTGgtgcaatttgaatttcaaatcgTCGTTCAACACTTGCATGATTGCAACTTAAGATTCACGCACTCCGAGACTTTATATACTCTAAACATTCAGGTCAactcaagtcaagtcaagtgcCACTAGATGTCTCAGCGAGTCGTCCCCGAAATGATTCAATCTGTGGATAACATCGATACGGGATCCGAATGATTGAATCTGATCTTCCTGTGGCCTATCCATGGTTTCGATTGTTCCAAGCTCCTGTGGCCTTCTCTATAAATGGAATGTTTCAGGTCAGGTCAGGTCAGGTACCACCATACCTATCCCAGCATCTCCTCACTGACACTAGTAAACCCAAAAATGAGTTCGAGCCATTTCTGTTCAGTCACCTTCCCTGCCATCTTGATCCTGGAGCTGGTGATCGCGAGCTTCGCTTCCTGTAGCGCTCCAGGGAACGAGACCGATAAAATTGCTCTGCAAGAATTCAGGTCCCTCTTAACAGATGATTCTGCAGGAACCTTGGCCTCCTGGAATGATTCCCTCCATTTCTGCCGATGGACTGGAGTCACTTGTGGTATCAGACACCAACGAGTCACTGCCTTGAACCTAGATGGACGAGGTCTGGCCGGGACCATGTTATATCGGAAACCTTTCGTTCCTCCGATACCTGAACCTCGCAAACAACTCTTTCCATGGTTTCATTCCTCCTGAAATCGGGCGCTTGTTTAGGCTTGTAAACCTGCTCTTGAGCCACAACGCCTTAGGAGGTGGAATTCCTAGAAATCTCTCCCTGTGTCTTAGCCTCGTGACTCTCGAGCTCGACTATAATCGTCTCCACAATCCCATTCCTTCCGAATTTGGGTCACTGTCGAAACTCCAGACGCTCTCCCTTCCGTTCAACAATCTCATAGGGCCAATCCCCGCTTCCATAGGAAACCTTTCCAACCTCGAAACGCTTGATCTATTGAGCAACAACCTGACAGGAGGAGTTCCCATTTCTATAAGCCAAACGAGGCTTAAATTTTTTCAGGCAGGTCAAAACCAGCTGACAGGTGGCTTCCCCTCTGCCCTTTACAACTTGTCATCCCTCAATACCATAAGTTTGACCCTAGGCCTGTTCTCTGGTAGTATCAGGAGAGACATAGGCCTTCTGCTTCCAAATCTGCAAATGCTGCTTCTGGGAGCTAATCAGTTCACAGGTCCCATTCCCGATTCACTCTCCAACGTCACCAACTTAGCAAAAATTGATATCCCCTCTAATAACTTCACCGGATATGTCCCGGCCAGCTTCGGAGGGCTTCGAAACTTGAGCTGGCTTGGCCTTGGGTCTAATTTTCTCGGAAGCGGCGCAACCGACGGTCTAAGTTTCCTTGCTGATTTGGCCAACTGCAGCAACCTTAAAATGCTGGATTTACAACATAACCAGTTCGAAGGCGAGCTGCCTGTTTCTGTCAGTAACTTCTCAACCCAGCTGGAGTGGCTACAAATGCCGACAAACAGAATTCGTGGGAGAATTCCTGAAGCAATTGCAAACCTCGTTAGTCTACAGGTATTATTTATGGACGATAACATGCTAACAGGCAACATTCCAATGTCTATTGGGAGGCTATCAAACTTGAAATCTCTGAATTTGGCCCAAAACAAGTTGACTGGACACACACCTTCGACCATAGGTAACATCACCGGTCTGATACGTCTGTATTTGTACAACAACAGCTTAGAAGGAAGCATACCTTTGAGCCTCGGCGACTGCAAGTCCCTGCTAGATCTGCGCCTCTGTCATAACAAATTTACTGGGACCATTCCTAGCCACATGATCAGACCGTCCTCCCTCATAATACTTTTGAATGTATCTCACAACTCTTTGTCT
Protein-coding regions in this window:
- the LOC120293557 gene encoding putative receptor-like protein kinase At3g47110; the encoded protein is MDEVWPGPCYIGNLSFLRYLNLANNSFHGFIPPEIGRLFRLVNLLLSHNALGGGIPRNLSLCLSLVTLELDYNRLHNPIPSEFGSLSKLQTLSLPFNNLIGPIPASIGNLSNLETLDLLSNNLTGGVPISISQTRLKFFQAGQNQLTGGFPSALYNLSSLNTISLTLGLFSGSIRRDIGLLLPNLQMLLLGANQFTGPIPDSLSNVTNLAKIDIPSNNFTGYVPASFGGLRNLSWLGLGSNFLGSGATDGLSFLADLANCSNLKMLDLQHNQFEGELPVSVSNFSTQLEWLQMPTNRIRGRIPEAIANLVSLQVLFMDDNMLTGNIPMSIGRLSNLKSLNLAQNKLTGHTPSTIGNITGLIRLYLYNNSLEGSIPLSLGDCKSLLDLRLCHNKFTGTIPSHMIRPSSLIILLNVRFLQLWATVWDLKSCICSRTIFKDPFLSSRG